A window from Pseudomonadota bacterium encodes these proteins:
- a CDS encoding transposase, with protein sequence LNNKIRVIQRRAYGLRDQEYLRLKVLTCMLPTL encoded by the coding sequence CCTCAACAACAAAATCCGCGTCATCCAGCGCCGCGCCTACGGCCTGCGCGACCAGGAATATCTCAGACTGAAGGTGCTGACTTGCATGCTGCCGACGCTCTAA